CGGCCTGCGCGGCTGGGACGCCCAGACGGGCAAGATGAAGTTTGATGCCAGCAAATTGCTGAAGAGTGGTGTGAACTCAGTTCGGTTCTCCGAGGACGGAAAACATCTGGCAGTCGGTGTAGGCCACATTGACCGCGACGGAGACAACGGCAAGGTGTTTCTGCTCAACCCCACGACCGGCGAGAAAGTTCGCGAACTGACTCCGTCGCATCTACGAGGGGCCACCGATTTGGCCTTCCACCCGGACGGCGAGCACCTCTTCACTTGCGGCCGCGATCGAATGGTAAAGATCTGGCGCCTCAGCGATGGCGGGCAGGTACATGAAATCAACCAATCGCTCCAGGACAAGGCTAAACAGGGCCCATTCACTCCCACGCTCCACGCGATTTCGATCTCTCCTGACGGGAAACTGTTGGCCGTTGCCGATGCCGAAAGAAAAGTTGTGATCTATTCGCTGACATCCACGTAATGACCTCCACAGAGAGTGACTCATGATCCTGCGGGCCTGTGTTTTCAGTTGGTTCTGTTTTTGTGTCTTCTGTGTTGGCTCGCTCGATGCGAATGACACGCAGCAGCTTCAACAACTCACGGTCGAAGAGTCCCAAAGGCTGACGCAAGACAAGTCGGGGCGGCTGTTGCTCGACGGACTGAAGACGCTGTCGCCCAAGGTGGCGAACGAACTGGCGAAGCACGAAGGTTGGCTGTCGCTCAACGGGCTGACGGAAATTTCGAACGAGGCCGCCGCGGCGCTCGGACAGCACAAGGGTTGTCTGCATTTGAATGGGTTGACCAAGGTTTCCGATGAGGCGTCCAAGTCGATCGCTGGCCATCGGGGCGAGTTGTCGCTCAACGGGCTGACTTCGATCTCGGACGAAGCGGCAAAGGCACTCGCCAAACACTCCGGCGGGCGGTTGATGTTGAAAGGGCTGACGACGCTTACGGGCGAAGCGGGCAAGGCGTTCGCACAGCGCAAAGGGGGCGGGCCGATGAATCAGATCACCCTCGATGGCCTGACCTCCATGACGCCCGAGGCGGCTGCGGCGCTGGCGGAAACCCATGGTCACAACTGGCGGGGAGAACTGCCCGCATTCAAATCGATTTCGGTCGAAGTGGCCCAGGCGTTGGCGAAGCGGCAAGGAGGGCTGTCGATGCCGGAGCTGACCACGCTCTCGGACGACGCAGCCAAGGCACTGCAAGGAAAACTGGGAGGCAATCTGCCGCGATTGACGTCACTCACCGTCGAGAGTGCGAAGGCGATCGCTGGACCCATCCCAGGACAATTCCATCGCACGCTCAATCTTGATGGCCTCACGTCGCTGCCCGACGAGATTGCCCTGGCCATCGGTGGCAAAGACAGCCGCGGCAACCTGTACCTTAATGGCCTTAAGTCCCTCACTCCGCTCGCGGCGAAAGCGATCTGCCAGCGCGAAGGCGATCTGTATCTCAACGGGCTGACCACGATCTCCGATGAAACGCTCAAGGCGCTGGCCGAGCATAAGGCTCCAGGCTATGCCCGGCCCATCGTTCATCTCCACGGTTTGACCAGTCTCTCCGACGACAGCGCCATGATCTTGGCGGCGTGGCCCAAGTGGAGCGGCGAACTTCCTAAGCTGCCGACGCTCTCGGAGAAGACCGCCGTGGCACTGGCAGCCTCGCGGAAATGGGATGGAAAACTGCCGGCGGTGAAGTCGATCTCGGGCGAATCGGCCCAGGCGATCGCGCAGCGAAACGGCAACCTCGCGCTCGATGGGCTGACGACGCTCACCGAAGACGTTGCGGCGGCGCTGGCGAAACACCAGGGCGGCACGCTGTCGCTCAACGGACTGAAGGAACTGTCGGACAAAGCCGCGGCAGCGTTGGCTGAGCATGAGGGGAGACTCTCGCTCCGTGGACTGACAACGCTTTCCAGCGGCGCGGCCCAGGCACTCGCCGGGTACAAGGGGGACTGGCTGATTCTGGACGGTTTGCAGACGCTCGACGACCCGGCGGCGAAGTCGCTCGCACAGCGCAAAGGAGTGGTCTCCTTGGCTGGTCTGAATACCATTTCCGCAGAGGGGACCAAGGCGCTAACCGCCAACCCCAAAGTGGTGATTCCTGCAAAGTTCCACGCGCTGGCCGTCCGCCAAGGCGTCGTCGCCGATGAAAAAGTCGTGCGGTCGTTTCTCTCGTCGCACTGTGCCGACTGCCACGATGGCGGCGAGCAGGAAGGCGAATTCGCGCTCGACAGGTTGGCGAACGACAATGTCGTTGGCCGGGTAGCATTCGCCTTGATCTTCGAGCGGCTCCGCGCAGGCGACATGCCGCCGCCGTCCGAAGCGCGACCGAAGGCCGACGATGTGGACAAGGTCGTTTCCTGGATCCAAGCAAGACTCGACTCGCCGCTCAGCACGCCGCCCGTTCCGTATGCTGTCAAGGAAAAACCGATCGACGGCAACCGGCTCCCGAACGCGATTCTCTTCGGCGGACCGCGCGGACCGAGCGTGCCGCCGCCGCCGCGACTCTGGCGGCTTTCCCCTTCGGCCTACAACAAGTGGACTGGCGAGTTCAACTCCCAGACCAACGGGCTGCAGCAGCCGTTCGGCGTGATTCAGGAGGCCGGCTTCAAGGATTTCTCCGCCCTCTACTCGCCCGATGAAGGGGCCTCCGGCCTGCTGCTCACGAATGCCGAGTTGATAGTGGCGGGCCAGACTCGCGTGCATACACTGGTGAACGTCAACGACCCGGCATTTGCGAAGGAAACCCTCTGGCCGAATGAGGCGCGGGCGAAAGCGGCCACCGCCGCCGAACAAGAGGCGCTCAAGTCGGGCGTGCGTGTGCGTCAGGGCAATGGCGTTTTCGCCCCGCTGCTGCACCCGCAGGTGAAGGCGACTCGCGAGGAATTGGAAAAGGCGATTCGGCAGCAATACCAGACCGCTGTGGCCCGCCTGCCCAGCGAGCAAGAATTGGCGAGCGTGGTCGCACTCTACGACGCCATCGCCGCCGACGGGGATTGCTCGATTGCCGGCAAGACGGCACTGATGGCCCCGCTGATGACGCCGGAGGCGATTTTGCGGTTCGAAGTCGGATTGGGGCCTGAGGTGCTTCCGGGCGTTCGCTCGCTCTCGCCGCGCGAGACGGCGATGGCGATCAGCCTGGCTTTGTCGACGAAGCGCGACCCCGGCCTGTTGTCGGCCGCCGCCGAAGGCAAGCTGACGACGCGCGAGGAGGTCGCGGCGAGCGTCCGTCGCATCCTCGACGATCCAAAACTCAGCAAGCCGCTGGTGCTTGGATTCTTCCGCGAGTACTTCGATTACTACCGTGCTCCCGAGGTCTTCAAAGACCCACTCCCCGATTACCTGGGGCGACGCGGCATCAGTCACAACCCCAAGTCCTACGTCGAAGATACCGATGTAATGGTGCTGAGCATTCTGTCTCGCGACCAAGACGTGCTGAAGGAACTTCTCACCACGCCCGAGTCGTATCGCACGCACGAGCTGTTTGGCGTGAACGGTACGCTCGACGGACTCCGCAACGGCGAGTCCCTGTTTCGCGCGTTCGGCCCGGTGGCGGTGGAACACCGCCGTCCGCAAAGTGATCGCATCGGCATCCTGATGCAGCCGAGTTGGCATGTGGCCTGGTCGACCAATTTTCATAACGACATCGTCCGCCGCGGCCGCTGGGTGCGCGAGCATCTGCTGGGAGGTCGCGTTCCCGATCTGCCGATCAACGTGGCGGCGATGGTCCCCGATGATCCGCACCGCACGCTGCGCCAGCGACAGATGGTCACGCGCGCCGGTGAGTGCTGGAAGTGCCACAACAAGATGGACGAACTCGGCCTGCCGTTCGAAGACCTCGACCACTACTCCTTGCCCCGTCGTGGTGAAGAGGTGCTCGACCTCGAAGCAATGGAACAGACCAAGGACAAGAACCAGAAGATCTACCGCGAGGCGCCGCTCGATACGACCGGCACGATCGCCTACAGCGGCGACCCCGCGATTGACGGTCCGGTCCGTGACGCGCCCGAGATGCTCCGCCGCCTCGCCGAGTCCGACCGTGTGCGACAGATCTTCATCCGCCACGTCTTCCGTTTTTTCCTTGGCCGCAACGAAACGCCCGGCGACGCCGCCAGTCTGCAAGAAGCTGAAAAAGCCTATCTCGATAACGGCGGCAGCTTCAAGGCACTGCTCGTGTCGCTGTTGTCATCCGAGTCCTTTCTATACCGAACAGTCCCTACCCAAGGAAGCCAACCATGACCGCCAAGAAAGAGAGCCACTTGTGGGACGGTTTCCACCGGCGAACGATTCTCCAAATCGGCGCCGTCGGCGTTTGTGGATTGACTTTGGCGGATTTCTTGCGAGCCGACACTCGCTCGGCGCTAGATTCTTCGTATCGCAAGCGATCGATCGTGAACGTCTGGCTGGCCGGCGGCGCGTCGCACCTGGACACGTTCGATATGAAGCCGGATGCCCCGGCGGAATTTCGTGGGGAATTCGAGTCGATCGCCACCCGGATTCCGGGCGTGCGGATTTGCGAGCATCTGCCGCGCATCGCCGAGAGACTGGACCGCATGGCCCTCATTCGCTCGCTCACCGGTATGGTCGACTCGCATGACGGCGCGATGAACGCCACGGGCTGGCCGCCGGGCAACATGAAAAACCTCGGCGGACGCCCGAACATCGGCTCCGTCGTGTCCAAACTGCAGGGGCCCACGAACGGCAATGTGCCCACGGCCGTGGCCATGATCTCCGGGTACAACCCCAGCGAGCAGGCGTATTTTCGCTCGGCCGGGTTTCTGGGCCCGGCCTTCGACTGCTACACACCGGACAGCGAAGATGGGCGGGCCAACCTGACTGCGCGTCTCATCACACAGGACCGCCTGAGTCTTTTGACGAGATTGGACACATTGCGTCGAGACTTGGATGCCCGCGGCAATATTCAAGCGATGGATGCTTACACCGAGCGGGCCGTGCAGTTCGTGACTTCCCGCGAGTTCGCGGATGCGCTCGACATTACCCGCGAACCGCCGGCCGTGCGGCAACGCTATGGCATCGGCGTCGATTACCGGAGTCGCGGTGCACCATTAGCGAAATCGAATCTTGGCCAGCAAAACGCCCGGTTTCTTATGGCTCGCCGGTTGATCGAATGCGGAGCACGCTGCGTCAATGTGACTTGGGAAGAGGGCGCTGCGCGGCGGTGGGACACTCACCAAGACAACTTCAATGCCCTGCGCAATGAACTGTTGCCCCCGTTCGACATCGGCCTCAGCGCCTTTTTCGACGATCTCGAATCCCGCGGCATGTTGGAAGATGTCCTCGTGCTGGTGTGGGGCGAGTTCGGTCGTACACCGCGAATCAACAAGGATGCTGGACGCGACCACTATGCGCCCGCCGCCTCAGCGCTCCTGTTCGGCGGCGGACTCAAGGTAGGCCAGGTGATCGGTAGCACGACCCGCAACGGCGATCTGCCAGCCGATCGACCGATCCAATTCCAGCAGATGTTCGCCACGCTTTATCGACACCTCGGTATCGATCCGGTGCAAGCCACGCTGGTGGATACAAACAACCGGCCGCAGTACCTGATTACACATACCGATTCGATCCGTGAACTGACTGGGTAAGGCCCGCGCGAAGCCGCTTTGATTTCTTCCATCACTAGGTGGGATCGACTGGACCGAACAATTGGGACGGTCGCCGAAACAAGGAAACTATGATGTTTACAATCCGGCCGAGCTACTCCGCTAACTGTTCGCGGCGTGCGTTTCTGCGCGTCGGCGCGGCCGGGTTGGGCGCGGTCGGTCTAACCCGACTCCTCCGTGGCGGCGAGCCGGCGGATAAGCCGTGGTTGCGAGACAAGTCGGTCGTGTGGCTGTGGCTTGGCGGTGGTCCGCCACAGGCCGAAACGTGGGATCCGAAGCCCGACGCGCCGGAATCCGTGCGCACGATGTTCGGGGAAATTCAGACTTCGCTCCCCGGAGTCGCTTTCGGCAGCCACCTTCCGAAGCTGGCGGAGCGAGCGAACCGGCTCGCGATCATTCGCTCGTTCCAAACGCCGTGCAAGGACCATCAGGACAACTGGGTCCGGGCGATGCTCACCGGCAGCGAGGCGAAGATGTCGCCGCCCAGCGCCGGGTCAGTGTATGCGTACCTGCGAGGCACGAACAATCCGCACACGGGCGTGCCCAGCTACATCGTGCTCGACAGCGGCAACAACCAGGAGTTTCTGCAGGAGCACTTTCTCCGCGGCAATACCCACGGCGACCTTTCTGTAGCGTATGCCCCGTTCAATCCGGCCGGCGTCATCACAAGGTCGCCGGAGCCGACCGGCCCGCGGCGGAAGCCGGACGGTGACGTCACCTTCTCGCCTCTGGTCCAGAACATGGAGCTGCGGATCCCGGCCGACCGCGCCGCGAACCGCCGCGAGCTCCTCCGCGGGCTCGATGCCGCGACTCGCAGGCTGGAATCGGACCCAATGTGCGCGGCCCACGACGCTTACACCGAGCAGGCGTACAAGGTGCTCCAGGGGAGCGTCGCGGAGGCGTTCCGGCTCGACCGCGAGGACCCGCGGACGGTGGAGCGGTACGACACGAGTCACATCACGCTGACGTGCCCGAACTTTCTCAAGCTGCCCGATTTCCCGCGGCGCCCGTCGCTGCTCGGCCGGCAAATGCTGATGGCCCGGCGGCTATGTGAGGCCGGTGCTGGGCTGGTGATGGTCGAGAATTGCGGGTGGGACTTCCACGGCGGCGACGGGCTTAATCCCAATGTGAAGGACGGGCTGGAGGGTTTCGGGCCGCAGCTCGACCACGCGGTGTCGGCGTTCCTCGACGACGTCCGCGACCGCGGCCTCAAGGACCGCATCCTGCTCGTCGTATGTGGTGAGATGGGTCGCACGCCGAAGATCAACCCAAAGGGTGGTCGCGACCACTGGCCGAGCCTTGCCCCGCTCCTCCTCGCAGGCGGTGGGTTCAAAATGGGCCAGGTCATAGGCGAATCGGACTCGCAGGCCGGTCGCCCGGTGACGACGCCCGTGACCCCCGCCGACCTGATCTCGACCGTGCTACGAACCTTGCTCGATCCGACGAAGCTGCGACTGTTCCCGAATATCCGTCCCGACCTGCTCCGGCGCGTCGAGGGAGTTCCGATTCCCGGCCTGTCCTGATATGCGATTCGGAGAGCGACCAAAGCTAACCTGCAAGAATCCGAGAAATCCCATGAACAGCGACATACCGTTCACCGAGTTGACTTCCGATCAACTCGAACGACGCTCGGTGCTCAAGGGCATCACGCTCGGTGCCGGTGGACCCCTGCTCGCCCCGCTGCTGCAGAAGATCGTCGCGGCCGCCGAGGTCAACGTCACGCCGCCAGAGCCCTGCGAGTATTTGCGATTCCTGCCGAAACTGATCCTGGCGTTTGCGCTGGCGGCATGCTGCTGCTCCCAGGGGATCGTTGCCCAGGAGGCCCCGTTCGAACCGTCCAAGGCGCCGAAGGAGAATCAGAAGGAGGCGGCCGACTCCCAGCACCTGCGCTCATTCCTCGATACCTATTGTGTTCGCTGCCACAATGCGAAGAAGCAATCGGGCAAGGTAACTCTCGATCAATGGCCTGACGTCCAGCTTTGGCAGCAGGTGTTCGCGGTGGTGGACGGGGGCGAAATGCCGCCCGAAGATGCAAAGCAGCCTCCACCAGTGGAACGCGCGGTCGCCCTCCGCTGGATGCGGCAAGTACTTAAGAGCATGGGGGTCGCACTCGACGAGAGCGCAACCGTTGCGGCAAATCGCGGGAATAGTGTCGATCACGATGCCCTGTTCGGCACGGGGGTAGGTAAGGCGGGTACTCCCGCTCCTAGTACCCGGGCTCGTCTTTGGCGACTGACTCCCAAGGCCTACGAAAACTTTCTAGACGAGAAGATACAGCAGTTCCAGCTCGACTTGCCGCTCTGTTCCCAGAAACCGAAAGAATACGGGTTCGGGATGCCACACTTGCCGCAGGGTCAATTGAAGGCGCCGTGGTCCTTCACTCCACAATGGGATTTCACCAACTATGCTCAGACCTTGCGCGTCGGCGAATCGGAAATTGAGATCCAGTTGCGCAATGCCAAAGCGATGGCCGATGCCATACTCCTGAAATTCGCAGGGAAATTGCGTAATGGCAAGCCGATCAGCCCAAGCAAGATCAAGGAAGGGGACCGGATCGCGCAACTCGACGCCATGATGAAGGCTGGCAAGGCGACGACATCTGATCAGGTCAGGTCGGCCGTCTCGGAAACCTTCAGCAAGATCCTGGGGCGGGAACCCGATGCCGATGAATTGGCTCGGTACTCTGCCGTGATCCAAAAGGAGCTGGAAGCAAACGGCACCGAAGACGCGGCGCGGCAGTTGCTGATTGCAGTGCTATGTACCCCGCGATTGGTTTATCGGGTCGAGACGACCGGAGACGGCAGGAGGATACTGGCTCCGCATGACCTCGCCCGAGCAATCGCCTTCACCCTCACCGACAGCGAACCTGACGCCACGTTGCTTCAGGCGGCCAAGGAAAACAGACTCACCACCGTGGAGCAGGTTCGTGAACAGGTCGTCCGCATTCTCGACGACAAGACCATCGAGAAACCACGACTCCTGCAGTTTTTCCGTGAATACTTCGGCCACCACGCCGCCAAGGAGGTGTTCAAGGATGAGCAAACGTTGCGACGGCTGCTTCCCAATTTCGGCGGTCGGCTCGTTCTGAATAGTGACCCGACTTTCAACGCGGAGTTCTTCGTCAACGACACCGACCAATTGATTCGGTGGGTGATAAAGGAAGATAAAGATGTCCTCCACCAGCTTCTGACCACCAACAAGATCTTTGTGCTTGCGTACAATCCGGACCTCCCCAGCCGACAATCCGATCGCAGGGCGAATCTCGTGAATGTTCCTGCCGACATGCCGATGGACGTCAAGCTGGCGGCCTATGAACGACATGCGCCGAATCTCTACGAAATCGGCGATTACGATCCCAAGACATTCACGCTCACTGGTTGGACGCCGGAACGTATCTACGACATGCCGGCCGAACATCGCATGGGGATTCTTACCCATCCCAGTTGGTTAATGGCGCAGTCGAGCAATACCGACAATCATCCCATTCACCGGGGCAAATGGATTCGCGAGAAGCTGCTCGGCCAGCGCATTCCCGACGTGCCGATCACCGTCGACGCCAAGCTCCCTGACGAACCGCACAACACGTTGCGGACGCGGATGCAGGTGACCCGGGAGGAATATTGCTGGAAGTGCCACAAGCAGATGGACCCGCTAGGTCTGCCCTTCGAGCAGTTCAACCATGTTGGCCGTTTTCGGACTACTGAAGAGGTGGTCGACAACGAAAAAACCAACGACAAGAAGAACCTCGGCAAGGACGGCAAGCCCATGGGGACGAGGTACACCACGGCGCCGCTCGATACGACGGGCGTCCTGGACGGCACCGGCGATCCCAAGCTGGACGGCGAGGTGAAGGATCCCTTCGACCTAATCCGCCGATTGGCGGCTTCGCAACGAGTGGAACAGGTCTTCGTGCGGCATGTGTTCCGGTTCTTCATGGGTCGCAACGAGACAGTCGAAGACGGACCCGTGCTGGTCGCCGCTCATCAGGCCTACCGGGACAGCGGCGGCAGCTTGAACGCTCTGCTGGCATCACTATTGACATCCGATTCGTTCCTGAGCCGAACCAAGGAGTAATACCATGACGATTAATCGTCGCACACTGTTGCAGCAGTTTTCCGTTGGCGCCGGCGGCATGCTGCTCACCCCCTTTCTCCAGAAACTGGAGGCCCAGGAACGCGGAACCTACCGGACTCCCAAACGCGTCGTATTCGTGCTGTTCGGCAATGGCTTTCCCGAATTTGGCTCGGTTCCCACGGGCGTGTCGCTCGAAGTCCAGGAGACCCAGCAGATTCCGCTCGACCAGCACGAGTTGCCGTTCGACATCGAACCGTTCAAGCCCTACAAGGATCGGTTGGCCATTCTGCACGGCCTGCGCGGCGGGCGCGTGATGCCCTATCACGGCGGCGGTTTTGGCGCCCTTTCCGGCCTCTTCAACGGGGCAGGTACAGAACGCTTTACCAAGGTCGCTGGCGAATCGATCGACGCCGCCATTGCCCGGAAGCTGCCTGGAATCTTTCCGATTCTGAATCTGGGCATTGATCCGGGATCGGCTTCGACCCAGGCGCATTACTGCTCCTCAGCCTGGGGACCGGGGCGGCCCATCGCCTCGCAGTGCCGTCCGGAACTCGCTTACCAATCGCTCTTCGGAAGCATCGGCGCTACGAAGAACGATTTTGCGTCGCGTCGGAATCTGCTCGACTTGATGTCCGGTGACATCAAAAAGCTGGAAGCAAATCTGACGGGAATAGAGCGAGAACAGCTCGATCATCACATCGCCGCGCTCGAAGCGCTGTCGAAGCGTGAATCGAATCTATCTAACAAGTTCGAAGCAGGCACGCTGGCCGAGTCGGCGCCTCAGCTCCCCTCTCCTTTTCCCGTCACCTGGAAAGACACGGTCACCGCGCAGTTTGACATTGCCGCCTCTGCTTTGGCGGTGGGTCTGACCAACGTGGTGACGATCACTTCGGAACTCTGCGCAATTCGCGGCAAATACTCCGGCATCTCCGACGTCACCACGCACCAGTTGGGCCACGACGACCCGGACAAGGAATTGAACCTGCAGGGCTTCAAGGTTCTGGCGCTGACACGACGGCACATGGCCGAACGGACAGCCGCGCTGCTCGAGAAACTGAAGAGCACACCCGAGGATTCCGGCACGATGCTCGACAATACGCTCGTCGTATTCATGAGCGACAGTGCCGAGACCCAGCACAGCGCGGCGAACAACTGGCCGTTTGTGCTGCTGGGCAATCTCGGCGGCCGCATCCGCACCAACCAGCTCGTGCTTTACCCGATGCGCGAACATAGGCTAGGCGACCAGAGACCTGGTGAAGTAATGAAAGGGTTCGGCGGCAAAGGCCTTTCGTCGAATCCAACGATCAACACGCTGTACAACACGCTCTTGCACGCCGTGGGCGACCCGCGGCCGCATTTTAATCTGATCGGCGCAGACAGAGAGAATCCTGCGCTCGCCGGACCTCTCAAGGAGTTGCTGGTCGCGTGATTTCGGTAGGCTCTCCCGTTCGGAGTAAAGGCAAGCAGTTCAGATATCAGCCAACACGGTAGAACCAGCCAAACCAAAGGCTTCCAATGAACTTGAGTCTTATGCAAGGTGAATTGAACATGCACAACCCACTGAAAATGATCACCCCCGACCAACTCGACCGCCGCTGTGTACTCAAGGGCATCACGCTCGGCGCCGGGGCGGTCGTGCTTCAGCCGTTTCTCAACGCTCTGGCGGCCGAGGCCGCAGGCGAGGCGCCGCCGCCACGGATCGTGTTCGTGATCGAGAGCAACGGGCTCTGGCCGTACCATCTCCGGCCGAAGAGCTTGGATGTGAAGAAACGGGACCAATGGCTGGAAGCTTCGCTCGCCGATCATGAGCTTCCCTCGCCGATCTCACCGCTCGCTCCTTTCAAGGACCGAATGACGATCATTCAAAACCTTTCGTGCAAACATGCCTTTCCGAATCATGGGTCCGGGTACGGCGCGCTGGGCTGTTACAACGCTCGTGCGAGCCAGGCCAACGGCGGGTTCAATGATCCTTTGGCTCAGACGGTCGATCATGCTCTGGCCGGATCGCTCCCCGGCATTATTCCAGTTGTCGGCTTGGGCGTGCATATGAATCCGGAGACCGCGTTTGCCAACACCGTGTCTGTCGTCGCCCGTAAGCGGCCGCTCCCCATCATCTGCCAGCCCGACATCGCCTTTGGTTCGCTCTTCGGCAGCGTCGCCGAGGGTAATGCAGCCAAGGTCTTCAAGTCGCGAAACAAACTGCTGGACTGGATTCAGTCCGACATCAAACGGGTTCAAAACGAGTTGCCGGCAATGGATCGCGAGAAGCTCGATATCTACCTCGACACGTTCGAGCAGATGCGCTCCCGCCAGGAAAAAGTCGCGACGATCAAGGACCGCCTCAAGGCCAACCTGCCCACGATCGATAAGTTCAACAGCAAGCTCCAGACCGATCGCTTCGAGGCGCAGTGTGTCGTAGCCGTCGCGGCGCTCGCGTCGCGTTTGACGAACGTGGCGGTCATCGATGCCTCCTGCGGCCCGCACGGCTACAAAACGTGGAAGGAACTGGGCGTGAACATCGACGAGCACGGGATCGGTCACACGCACCCGGACAGTCCCGAGCGCGACAAGAACGCCGTGCCGATCCGCCAGTTCCACGCTACGCGGGTCGCCGACCTGGCGAAGCGGCTCGCGGCCATCCCGGAAGGCAATGGCACCATGCTCGACAGCACGCTCATCATCTGGATGAGCGACTCGGCCGAGGAGCATCACGGCCAGGGTGAACAGTGGCCCCTGGTTCTCGTCGGCAACTTGGGCGGAAAGCTCAAGACCGCCGGGCGATACCTGCAGTTCCCAAAGTACGGCGAAAAGGGACACCGCACGCTGGGCAACTTCTATCTCTCCCTACTGCACGCCGTCGGCGACAAGCGCGAGAAGTTCGGCGATTCCGATCTCGCGCTCAAGGACATCGACACCGCCGGTCCGCTGATGGAGATCTTGACGTAACCGAGAAGTTAAAATCCGACACAAACCAACAGGAGAACGCCATGAAAAACCGAAAGACAAAAGCTCGGCCTGCCGTTTCGCGGCGTGATTTTCTGGCC
Above is a window of Anatilimnocola aggregata DNA encoding:
- a CDS encoding DUF1588 domain-containing protein → MILRACVFSWFCFCVFCVGSLDANDTQQLQQLTVEESQRLTQDKSGRLLLDGLKTLSPKVANELAKHEGWLSLNGLTEISNEAAAALGQHKGCLHLNGLTKVSDEASKSIAGHRGELSLNGLTSISDEAAKALAKHSGGRLMLKGLTTLTGEAGKAFAQRKGGGPMNQITLDGLTSMTPEAAAALAETHGHNWRGELPAFKSISVEVAQALAKRQGGLSMPELTTLSDDAAKALQGKLGGNLPRLTSLTVESAKAIAGPIPGQFHRTLNLDGLTSLPDEIALAIGGKDSRGNLYLNGLKSLTPLAAKAICQREGDLYLNGLTTISDETLKALAEHKAPGYARPIVHLHGLTSLSDDSAMILAAWPKWSGELPKLPTLSEKTAVALAASRKWDGKLPAVKSISGESAQAIAQRNGNLALDGLTTLTEDVAAALAKHQGGTLSLNGLKELSDKAAAALAEHEGRLSLRGLTTLSSGAAQALAGYKGDWLILDGLQTLDDPAAKSLAQRKGVVSLAGLNTISAEGTKALTANPKVVIPAKFHALAVRQGVVADEKVVRSFLSSHCADCHDGGEQEGEFALDRLANDNVVGRVAFALIFERLRAGDMPPPSEARPKADDVDKVVSWIQARLDSPLSTPPVPYAVKEKPIDGNRLPNAILFGGPRGPSVPPPPRLWRLSPSAYNKWTGEFNSQTNGLQQPFGVIQEAGFKDFSALYSPDEGASGLLLTNAELIVAGQTRVHTLVNVNDPAFAKETLWPNEARAKAATAAEQEALKSGVRVRQGNGVFAPLLHPQVKATREELEKAIRQQYQTAVARLPSEQELASVVALYDAIAADGDCSIAGKTALMAPLMTPEAILRFEVGLGPEVLPGVRSLSPRETAMAISLALSTKRDPGLLSAAAEGKLTTREEVAASVRRILDDPKLSKPLVLGFFREYFDYYRAPEVFKDPLPDYLGRRGISHNPKSYVEDTDVMVLSILSRDQDVLKELLTTPESYRTHELFGVNGTLDGLRNGESLFRAFGPVAVEHRRPQSDRIGILMQPSWHVAWSTNFHNDIVRRGRWVREHLLGGRVPDLPINVAAMVPDDPHRTLRQRQMVTRAGECWKCHNKMDELGLPFEDLDHYSLPRRGEEVLDLEAMEQTKDKNQKIYREAPLDTTGTIAYSGDPAIDGPVRDAPEMLRRLAESDRVRQIFIRHVFRFFLGRNETPGDAASLQEAEKAYLDNGGSFKALLVSLLSSESFLYRTVPTQGSQP
- a CDS encoding DUF1501 domain-containing protein → MNVWLAGGASHLDTFDMKPDAPAEFRGEFESIATRIPGVRICEHLPRIAERLDRMALIRSLTGMVDSHDGAMNATGWPPGNMKNLGGRPNIGSVVSKLQGPTNGNVPTAVAMISGYNPSEQAYFRSAGFLGPAFDCYTPDSEDGRANLTARLITQDRLSLLTRLDTLRRDLDARGNIQAMDAYTERAVQFVTSREFADALDITREPPAVRQRYGIGVDYRSRGAPLAKSNLGQQNARFLMARRLIECGARCVNVTWEEGAARRWDTHQDNFNALRNELLPPFDIGLSAFFDDLESRGMLEDVLVLVWGEFGRTPRINKDAGRDHYAPAASALLFGGGLKVGQVIGSTTRNGDLPADRPIQFQQMFATLYRHLGIDPVQATLVDTNNRPQYLITHTDSIRELTG
- a CDS encoding DUF1501 domain-containing protein, which translates into the protein MMFTIRPSYSANCSRRAFLRVGAAGLGAVGLTRLLRGGEPADKPWLRDKSVVWLWLGGGPPQAETWDPKPDAPESVRTMFGEIQTSLPGVAFGSHLPKLAERANRLAIIRSFQTPCKDHQDNWVRAMLTGSEAKMSPPSAGSVYAYLRGTNNPHTGVPSYIVLDSGNNQEFLQEHFLRGNTHGDLSVAYAPFNPAGVITRSPEPTGPRRKPDGDVTFSPLVQNMELRIPADRAANRRELLRGLDAATRRLESDPMCAAHDAYTEQAYKVLQGSVAEAFRLDREDPRTVERYDTSHITLTCPNFLKLPDFPRRPSLLGRQMLMARRLCEAGAGLVMVENCGWDFHGGDGLNPNVKDGLEGFGPQLDHAVSAFLDDVRDRGLKDRILLVVCGEMGRTPKINPKGGRDHWPSLAPLLLAGGGFKMGQVIGESDSQAGRPVTTPVTPADLISTVLRTLLDPTKLRLFPNIRPDLLRRVEGVPIPGLS
- a CDS encoding DUF1588 domain-containing protein yields the protein MNSDIPFTELTSDQLERRSVLKGITLGAGGPLLAPLLQKIVAAAEVNVTPPEPCEYLRFLPKLILAFALAACCCSQGIVAQEAPFEPSKAPKENQKEAADSQHLRSFLDTYCVRCHNAKKQSGKVTLDQWPDVQLWQQVFAVVDGGEMPPEDAKQPPPVERAVALRWMRQVLKSMGVALDESATVAANRGNSVDHDALFGTGVGKAGTPAPSTRARLWRLTPKAYENFLDEKIQQFQLDLPLCSQKPKEYGFGMPHLPQGQLKAPWSFTPQWDFTNYAQTLRVGESEIEIQLRNAKAMADAILLKFAGKLRNGKPISPSKIKEGDRIAQLDAMMKAGKATTSDQVRSAVSETFSKILGREPDADELARYSAVIQKELEANGTEDAARQLLIAVLCTPRLVYRVETTGDGRRILAPHDLARAIAFTLTDSEPDATLLQAAKENRLTTVEQVREQVVRILDDKTIEKPRLLQFFREYFGHHAAKEVFKDEQTLRRLLPNFGGRLVLNSDPTFNAEFFVNDTDQLIRWVIKEDKDVLHQLLTTNKIFVLAYNPDLPSRQSDRRANLVNVPADMPMDVKLAAYERHAPNLYEIGDYDPKTFTLTGWTPERIYDMPAEHRMGILTHPSWLMAQSSNTDNHPIHRGKWIREKLLGQRIPDVPITVDAKLPDEPHNTLRTRMQVTREEYCWKCHKQMDPLGLPFEQFNHVGRFRTTEEVVDNEKTNDKKNLGKDGKPMGTRYTTAPLDTTGVLDGTGDPKLDGEVKDPFDLIRRLAASQRVEQVFVRHVFRFFMGRNETVEDGPVLVAAHQAYRDSGGSLNALLASLLTSDSFLSRTKE